A genomic segment from Stappia indica encodes:
- a CDS encoding Pnap_2097 family protein, producing MASHRERATGWASTHRVHLGMPHLAFSGLSEAWLLKELGHRHWIQLARMAEYDFPDFYDEAGHMVYAAFRSVRIEGARFDMAKENDTLVIRSSLFRLSRTQVQSEHRLSIGGAMLGIVRMVSVFVHRNGQTSNRSVVRVEIQGLPPVSEAGKSDLSGLDGTLWAWDEGTIVAADHRPQLFFPCPSQDFNGAGFLYFANVPAFVDRAEWNVDPDFARNAITRWRSVAYHANIDPGEAISIELVDFERGDLLWRHRCRVTRATDGKHMADVLSVRSRVEVAGSRRVAARQEIGCSDRPDC from the coding sequence ATGGCGTCCCACCGGGAGCGGGCGACAGGCTGGGCGAGCACCCACCGGGTCCATCTCGGCATGCCGCATCTGGCCTTCAGCGGGCTTTCGGAGGCCTGGCTGCTGAAGGAACTGGGCCACCGCCACTGGATCCAGCTCGCACGCATGGCGGAATACGACTTTCCCGACTTCTACGACGAGGCGGGACACATGGTCTATGCCGCGTTCCGCTCGGTGCGGATCGAGGGCGCGCGCTTCGATATGGCCAAGGAAAACGACACGCTGGTGATCCGCTCCAGCCTGTTCCGCCTGTCGCGCACCCAGGTGCAGAGCGAGCACCGTCTGAGCATCGGCGGGGCGATGCTCGGCATCGTGCGCATGGTCTCGGTCTTCGTGCACCGCAACGGCCAGACCTCGAACCGCTCGGTGGTCCGCGTCGAGATCCAGGGTCTGCCGCCGGTCTCCGAAGCCGGCAAGTCGGATCTGTCGGGCCTCGACGGCACTTTGTGGGCCTGGGACGAGGGAACGATCGTTGCCGCCGACCACCGGCCGCAGCTGTTCTTTCCCTGCCCCTCGCAGGACTTCAACGGGGCGGGCTTTCTCTACTTCGCCAACGTCCCGGCTTTCGTCGACCGGGCCGAATGGAACGTCGACCCGGACTTCGCGCGCAATGCGATCACCCGCTGGCGCAGCGTCGCCTATCACGCCAACATCGATCCCGGCGAGGCGATCTCCATCGAACTCGTCGACTTCGAACGGGGTGATCTCCTCTGGCGGCACCGTTGCCGGGTGACCCGGGCTACCGACGGCAAGCATATGGCCGACGTCCTGAGCGTGCGCAGCCGGGTCGAGGTTGCCGGATCGCGGCGGGTTGCGGCCCGGCAGGAGATCGGCTGTAGCGACCGGCCGGACTGTTGA
- a CDS encoding class II aldolase/adducin family protein, with translation MLKTVSSTKSGEARDEMAAEERRMRVQLAEFYHLVAYLGWTEMIFNHISLRVPGPDRHYLVNPFGLHYEEITPDNLVKVDVEGNLVEPSDYPANRTGFALHGAIHEARDDIHCIAHTHTTPISAIALKEGGFTYDDFYGAQLFGRVGYHAFEGVTVFADERPRMVASLGDKSVLVLRNHGIAVGERDVPRTFWLLYNAQRAAEIQCQAGMLPGANTPLTDEVRLRSAAAAEELVAGDAFAAKLFDAMVRKVRRDRGPLWARDTGTDRLE, from the coding sequence ATGCTGAAGACGGTTTCCAGCACAAAGTCCGGCGAGGCGCGGGACGAGATGGCCGCCGAGGAGCGGCGCATGCGCGTCCAGCTTGCCGAGTTCTACCATCTCGTCGCCTATCTCGGCTGGACCGAGATGATCTTCAACCACATCTCGCTGCGCGTGCCCGGTCCCGACCGCCACTACCTCGTCAATCCCTTCGGGCTGCACTACGAGGAGATCACGCCGGATAACCTGGTGAAGGTCGACGTCGAGGGCAATCTGGTCGAGCCGTCGGACTATCCGGCCAACCGGACGGGCTTTGCCCTGCACGGGGCGATCCACGAGGCGCGCGACGACATCCATTGCATCGCCCACACGCACACGACGCCGATCTCCGCCATCGCGCTGAAGGAAGGCGGTTTCACCTATGACGACTTCTACGGGGCGCAGCTCTTCGGCCGGGTCGGCTATCACGCCTTCGAGGGGGTGACGGTCTTTGCCGACGAGCGCCCGCGCATGGTCGCGAGCCTTGGCGACAAGAGCGTCCTGGTGCTGCGCAACCACGGCATCGCGGTCGGCGAGCGCGACGTGCCGCGCACCTTCTGGCTGCTCTACAACGCGCAGCGCGCGGCCGAAATCCAGTGCCAGGCGGGCATGCTGCCCGGCGCCAATACCCCGCTCACCGACGAAGTGCGTCTGCGCAGCGCGGCAGCGGCCGAGGAGCTCGTCGCGGGCGATGCGTTCGCCGCCAAGCTCTTCGACGCGATGGTGCGCAAGGTACGCCGTGACCGCGGCCCGCTCTGGGCCAGGGATACGGGAACCGACCGGCTCGAATAG